Proteins encoded together in one Verrucomicrobiia bacterium window:
- a CDS encoding PrgI family protein, producing the protein MQFRVPQNITMEDRIAGPFTAIQFALLVLGGMASFLIFTSGLPSPLNKIIGGLMGMLTLLLSVGKFNDQPMYRFFRFIIAFVASPKVRIWKKGGAEHVLIKAAPHKSNEPVHGHARKVSKSDLAGLAAVLDTRGQQGMVPVNPEEKK; encoded by the coding sequence ACCGTATTGCTGGTCCTTTCACCGCAATACAGTTTGCTCTTCTTGTACTCGGAGGGATGGCTTCCTTCCTTATTTTCACGTCCGGACTCCCCTCGCCGCTCAATAAAATTATTGGCGGCCTCATGGGCATGCTTACCCTCCTTCTCTCGGTTGGCAAGTTCAATGACCAACCCATGTACCGCTTCTTCCGCTTCATCATTGCCTTTGTAGCCAGCCCAAAGGTGCGCATTTGGAAGAAGGGTGGCGCTGAACACGTCCTCATTAAGGCAGCCCCCCATAAAAGCAACGAGCCCGTCCACGGCCACGCCCGAAAAGTCAGCAAGAGCGACTTGGCAGGCCTTGCAGCAGTGCTAGATACCCGTGGCCAGCAAGGCATGGTGCCCGTAAACCCAGAAGAGAAGAAATAG